In one window of Serinus canaria isolate serCan28SL12 chromosome 18, serCan2020, whole genome shotgun sequence DNA:
- the LOC103819816 gene encoding ankyrin repeat domain-containing protein 40, with product MREAGGCCGEMAERERQERLREAAALGDAEEVRRLVELGVGLNSQNEVNGWTCLHWACKRNHVAVVAYLLHAGADKDILTKKGERPAQLTSKREIRKMLGVEDELPDLKQDSDLPIIPNYLANPPFPYVYNTSSTSIPDPTLNGNLSHLEPQDTNSPSVLDLDTCGRARAPLQPGNAAPEVPPNRDIPPLPQGSAGPSHPNPVLQRAPVYQGSVSWGRSPSLPAGSNQSLPQQGNSCCMGPVPAFQPVFFTGAFPLNMQELVLKVRIQTPNLRENDFIEIELDRQELTYKELLRVSCRELGVNPEHVQKIRKLPNTILRKDKDVARLQDFQELELVLTVSDKNSFFRVPTLSEQSGYNKKASELTY from the exons ATGAGGGAGGCAGGCGGCTGCTGCGGGGAGATGGCGGAGCGGGAGCGGCAGGAGCGGCTAAGGGAGGCGGCGGCGCTCGGCGACGCGGAGGAGGTGCGGCGGCTCGTGGAGCTGGGGGTCGGCCTCAACTCCCAGAACGAAGTCAACGGATG GACCTGTTTGCACTGGGCCTGCAAGCGGAACCATGTGGCGGTCGTGGCTTATCTGCTGCATGCTGGGGCTGACAAGGACATCCTGACAAAGAAAGGGGAGAGGCCAGCCCAGTTAACATCCAAGAGAGAGATCAGGAAGATGTTGGGAG TGGAAGATGAACTCCCAGACTTAAAGCAAGATTCAGATCTGCCAATCATCCCCAATTACCTGGCTAACCCACCTTTCCCATATGTTTACAACACCTCGAGTACCAGCATTCCAGATCCTACCCTGAATGGGAATCTCTCACACTTGGAACCACAAGACACCAACTCTCCATCTGTACTTGACTTGGACACCTGCGGACGAGCACGAGCACCTTTGCAGCCTGGGAACGCGGCTCCTGAGGTGCCTCCCAACAGGGACATCCCACCCCTGCCTCAAGGGTCGGCTGGGCCATCACACCCAAATCCTGTCCTCCAGAGAGCTCCTGTTTACCAGGGGTCAGTGTCTTGGGGCAGAAGTCCCTCTTTGCCAGCAGGATCCAACCAGTCCCTACCTCAGCAAGGGAACAGCTGCTGCATGGGACCTGTGCCAGCCTTTCAGCCTGTTTTCTTCACAGGAGCTTTTCCACTTAACATGCAAG aACTGGTCCTTAAAGTGAGAATACAAACCCCTAATCTTAGAGAAAATGACTTCATTGAAATTGAACTGGACAGACAAGAACTGACCTACAAAGAGCTGCTCCGAGTGAGTTGCCGTGAGCTGGGTGTGAACCCTGAGCACGTCCAGAAGATCAGAAAATTACCAAATACAATATTAAGAAAG GACAAGGATGTTGCAAGGCTACAAGATTTCCAAGAACTGGAGCTTGTTCTAACAGTAAGCGACAAAAACTCCTTTTTCAGAGTCCCAACACTTTCTGAACAGAGTGGGTATAACAAGAAGGCGTCAGAACTTACATActaa